In Halobaculum sp. XH14, a single genomic region encodes these proteins:
- a CDS encoding M20/M25/M40 family metallo-hydrolase, producing MSTGDVGATIDDRIDDYRGALFDLLARPTVSATGEGMDEGADAVREFLADHGFDARRVETDHYPAVYAERLADANDDASTVLFYGHYDVQPAEHPGAWDSPAFEPTVRDGAIYARGAGDNKGQFACHAFAVDALDRAGELPDVNVKLLVEGGEESGSRGLADYLATGPDALADVDLVYVADGPQHRSGRPTLIYGNRGILTFRLDLTTADADLHSGNFGGPVPNAATELTEVLASMVDGDRVTVEGFHEGSEVTDADRELVDRLPDDEDEIREELGLTHLATDRSYYERLLLEPTLSVNGLDSGYQGEGSKTVIPSEATAKCDCRLVPGQDPDAVFESLRDHVADEHPDVRVTKGTTFPPMKTPVDAPAAGPVRDALAAVWGDEPVELPVLGGSLPAAFFRRVDALADVPVLVVPYANPDQGNHSPNEHLDLDCFENGIRTTAAVLRRLADQRLAD from the coding sequence ATGAGCACGGGCGACGTCGGCGCGACGATCGATGACCGGATCGACGATTACCGCGGGGCGCTGTTCGACCTCCTCGCTCGGCCCACCGTCAGCGCGACCGGCGAGGGGATGGACGAGGGCGCCGACGCGGTCCGCGAGTTCCTCGCGGATCACGGCTTCGACGCGCGGCGAGTCGAAACGGACCACTATCCGGCGGTGTACGCCGAACGGCTCGCCGACGCGAACGACGACGCGTCGACGGTGCTGTTCTACGGCCACTACGACGTCCAGCCCGCAGAACACCCGGGCGCGTGGGACTCGCCGGCGTTCGAGCCGACGGTCCGCGACGGCGCAATCTACGCCCGCGGCGCCGGCGATAACAAGGGCCAGTTCGCCTGCCACGCGTTCGCCGTGGACGCGCTCGACAGGGCTGGAGAACTCCCGGACGTGAACGTGAAGCTGCTCGTCGAGGGCGGCGAGGAGTCGGGCAGTCGCGGGCTCGCGGACTACCTGGCGACCGGTCCCGACGCCCTGGCCGACGTCGACCTCGTGTACGTGGCCGATGGCCCCCAGCATCGGAGCGGCCGACCGACGCTCATCTACGGCAACCGCGGCATCCTGACGTTCCGGCTCGACCTGACGACCGCCGACGCCGACCTCCACTCGGGCAACTTCGGCGGGCCGGTCCCCAACGCCGCGACGGAACTGACCGAGGTGCTCGCCTCGATGGTGGACGGCGACAGGGTCACGGTCGAGGGCTTCCACGAGGGCAGCGAGGTGACCGACGCCGACCGGGAACTGGTCGACCGCCTCCCGGACGACGAGGACGAGATCAGGGAGGAACTCGGGCTCACCCACCTCGCGACCGACCGGTCGTACTACGAGCGGCTCCTCCTCGAACCGACGCTGAGCGTCAACGGCCTCGACTCCGGCTACCAGGGCGAGGGAAGCAAGACCGTCATCCCCAGCGAGGCCACGGCCAAGTGCGATTGCCGGCTGGTTCCTGGCCAGGACCCCGACGCAGTCTTCGAATCTCTCCGGGACCACGTCGCCGACGAACACCCCGACGTGAGGGTGACGAAGGGGACGACGTTCCCGCCGATGAAGACGCCGGTCGACGCCCCGGCCGCCGGCCCGGTTCGAGACGCGCTCGCGGCCGTCTGGGGCGACGAACCGGTCGAACTTCCGGTGCTGGGCGGGTCGCTCCCGGCCGCGTTCTTCCGGCGCGTCGACGCGCTCGCCGACGTGCCGGTGCTCGTCGTCCCGTACGCGAACCCCGACCAGGGCAACCACTCGCCCAACGAGCACCTCGACCTCGACTGCTTCGAGAACGGCATCCGGACGACGGCGGCGGTCCTCCGGCGCCTCGCGGACCAACGCCTCGCCGACTGA
- a CDS encoding MATE family efflux transporter yields MTTGPISPRLFSLAWPLVLGNLVQTLYNLADMFWVGRVGPEAVAAVSLMFPLSWMFVSTAMGLTAATIALVSQHVGAGEDRAADRVVGQTTLLAVVVSLALTAAGLAARRPLLYWIGARGEVFVQSLAYIEVIFLTLPLTFLFFAFRSSLQGAGDTRTAMWLVAVSAGVNIVLDPFLVLGWGPFPAWGTRGAAVATFLSRGLAAVVGVYILLRGDWGIQLHLRDLRPDPDLLRRLVDVGYPGTLDGWARSFASVAMAALVARFGPAATAAYGIGIRLMSVSWTVSGAVGQATATGVGQNLGAGTPERASRVTATATAGTMALLFVAGGLVWWFPATAIRVFVGDPAVVAEGVTFLRIIALSWGFFGGLMVVQGAFRGAGDTRIAMALSLCSRWLFRVPVALVVAFAWTVTVPGLGSVSGLGVGVEGLWWSFALSALASFVVGVAWFLRGTWTEGVIDRDVPSAGDD; encoded by the coding sequence ATGACGACCGGACCCATCAGCCCGCGGCTCTTCTCGTTAGCCTGGCCGCTCGTGCTCGGCAACCTCGTCCAGACGCTGTACAACCTCGCGGACATGTTCTGGGTCGGGCGCGTGGGGCCGGAAGCGGTCGCGGCCGTCTCGCTCATGTTCCCGCTCTCGTGGATGTTCGTCTCGACGGCCATGGGGCTCACCGCCGCGACCATCGCGCTCGTCTCCCAGCACGTCGGCGCGGGCGAGGACCGGGCGGCCGACCGCGTCGTGGGGCAGACGACGCTGCTGGCGGTGGTCGTCTCGCTCGCGCTCACGGCCGCAGGGCTGGCCGCGCGGCGGCCGCTCCTGTACTGGATCGGCGCGCGCGGCGAGGTGTTCGTCCAGTCGCTCGCCTACATCGAGGTCATCTTCCTCACGCTGCCGCTCACGTTCCTCTTTTTCGCGTTCCGGTCGTCGCTCCAGGGCGCGGGCGACACCCGGACGGCAATGTGGCTCGTCGCGGTGTCGGCAGGCGTCAACATCGTCCTCGACCCGTTTCTCGTGCTCGGCTGGGGACCGTTCCCGGCCTGGGGGACCCGCGGTGCCGCGGTCGCAACGTTCCTCTCGCGGGGGCTCGCCGCCGTCGTCGGCGTGTACATCCTCCTGCGGGGCGACTGGGGCATCCAGCTTCACCTCCGGGATCTCAGGCCGGACCCCGACCTCCTCCGCAGGCTGGTGGACGTCGGGTATCCCGGGACGCTCGACGGGTGGGCGCGGTCGTTCGCGTCGGTGGCGATGGCCGCGCTCGTCGCGCGGTTCGGCCCGGCCGCGACGGCCGCCTACGGCATCGGGATCAGGCTGATGTCCGTCTCCTGGACCGTGTCGGGCGCGGTCGGGCAGGCGACCGCGACGGGCGTGGGCCAGAACCTCGGCGCGGGGACGCCCGAGCGCGCGAGCCGGGTGACCGCGACCGCGACCGCGGGCACGATGGCGCTGCTGTTCGTGGCCGGCGGGCTCGTCTGGTGGTTCCCCGCGACGGCCATCCGGGTGTTCGTCGGCGATCCGGCCGTCGTCGCGGAGGGCGTGACGTTCCTCCGAATCATCGCGCTGTCCTGGGGATTCTTCGGCGGTCTGATGGTCGTCCAGGGCGCGTTCCGCGGCGCGGGCGACACCCGGATCGCGATGGCGCTCTCGCTGTGTTCGCGGTGGCTCTTTCGCGTTCCCGTCGCGCTCGTGGTCGCGTTCGCCTGGACCGTCACCGTGCCGGGGCTCGGGTCGGTCTCGGGGCTTGGCGTCGGCGTCGAGGGGCTCTGGTGGTCGTTCGCGCTGAGCGCGCTCGCCTCGTTCGTCGTCGGCGTCGCGTGGTTCCTCCGGGGCACCTGGACCGAGGGCGTTATCGACCGCGACGTGCCGAGCGCCGGAGATGACTAG
- the gatB gene encoding Asp-tRNA(Asn)/Glu-tRNA(Gln) amidotransferase subunit GatB, which translates to MARAAERADLEPVIGLEVHVQLETDTKVFCGCSTEPAEDEAPNTRVCPVCLGLPGALPVLNEAAVEAAVKVGKALEADIPEETRFHRKNYFYPDLPKNFQITQYDAPLCANGELEFSHEGERRTVTVRRAHLEEDPGSLRHVRDGSESLDVRTTSVDRADYTLVDYNRAGTPLMEVVTEPDFRDPSEVRAFLEKLEEVFEYLGIFDASRDGSLRIDANLSMVPADEVGADGDVADETLESANRTEVKNISSHRGAEKALSYEESRQRRLIQSGGAVEQETRHFNETHGNTVSMRSKEEEKDYRYFREADLPPLQVSDWKAELPIPELPDARRARFREEYGLDSEAASKLTSRKAVADFYEAVAAEFDPDLAATWVADNLLGELNYRDMAVEDVTDRLDEFTRLVELVATDEVTTKNAEETVLRTMLDEGLDPDEVIEREGLGKADDDQVTAAVEDAVDDNPDAVADYHDGDDGALNFLVGQVMAATGGSADPGTVNELLRERLND; encoded by the coding sequence ATGGCACGAGCAGCCGAGCGGGCCGACCTCGAACCCGTCATCGGGCTGGAGGTCCACGTCCAGCTCGAGACCGACACGAAGGTCTTCTGCGGGTGCTCGACCGAGCCCGCCGAGGACGAGGCCCCGAACACGCGCGTCTGCCCGGTCTGTCTGGGGCTTCCCGGGGCGCTCCCCGTCCTCAACGAGGCCGCCGTCGAGGCCGCCGTCAAGGTGGGGAAGGCGCTCGAGGCCGACATCCCCGAGGAAACCCGCTTTCACCGGAAGAACTACTTCTACCCCGACCTGCCGAAGAACTTCCAGATCACCCAGTACGACGCCCCGCTCTGTGCGAACGGCGAACTCGAGTTCTCCCACGAGGGCGAGCGCCGGACGGTGACGGTCCGCCGCGCTCATCTGGAGGAGGACCCGGGAAGCCTCCGGCACGTCCGGGACGGCTCCGAGTCGCTCGACGTCCGCACCACCTCCGTCGACCGCGCGGACTACACGCTCGTCGACTACAACCGCGCCGGCACGCCGCTGATGGAGGTCGTCACCGAACCCGACTTCCGCGACCCGAGCGAGGTCCGCGCGTTCCTCGAGAAGCTGGAGGAGGTGTTCGAGTACCTCGGCATCTTCGACGCCTCGCGGGACGGCAGCCTCCGAATCGACGCGAACCTCTCGATGGTGCCGGCCGACGAAGTCGGCGCGGACGGCGACGTCGCGGACGAGACGCTCGAGTCCGCGAACCGGACCGAGGTGAAGAACATCTCCAGCCACCGTGGCGCCGAGAAGGCGCTCTCCTACGAGGAGAGCCGCCAGCGCCGGCTCATCCAGTCGGGCGGCGCCGTCGAGCAGGAGACGCGCCACTTCAACGAGACGCACGGCAACACCGTCTCGATGCGCTCGAAGGAGGAGGAGAAGGACTACCGCTACTTCCGCGAGGCCGACCTGCCGCCCCTCCAGGTGTCCGACTGGAAGGCGGAGCTCCCCATCCCCGAACTGCCGGACGCCCGCCGCGCGCGCTTCCGCGAGGAGTACGGCCTCGATTCGGAGGCCGCCTCGAAGCTCACCTCGCGCAAGGCGGTCGCGGACTTCTACGAGGCGGTCGCCGCCGAGTTCGACCCGGACCTCGCGGCGACGTGGGTCGCCGACAACCTGCTCGGCGAACTCAACTACCGCGACATGGCCGTCGAGGACGTGACCGACCGCCTCGACGAGTTCACGCGCCTCGTCGAACTCGTCGCCACCGACGAGGTGACGACCAAGAACGCCGAGGAGACGGTGCTGCGAACGATGCTCGACGAGGGACTCGACCCCGACGAGGTCATCGAGCGCGAGGGCCTCGGCAAGGCCGACGACGACCAGGTCACCGCGGCCGTCGAGGACGCGGTCGACGACAACCCCGACGCGGTCGCGGACTACCACGACGGCGACGACGGCGCGCTCAACTTTCTCGTCGGCCAGGTGATGGCCGCGACGGGCGGTTCGGCGGACCCGGGGACGGTGAACGAGTTGCTCCGCGAACGGCTGAACGACTGA
- a CDS encoding H/ACA ribonucleoprotein complex subunit GAR1, with translation MRRVGDVVRTAGGLAVLRVPEDEEPSDIGTMVVDDSLSTVGRVVDVFGPVAHPYVAVTPTGPVELADLLGATLYAR, from the coding sequence ATGCGCCGCGTCGGCGACGTGGTCCGGACCGCGGGCGGGCTCGCCGTCCTCCGGGTGCCCGAGGACGAGGAGCCGAGCGACATCGGCACGATGGTCGTCGACGACTCGCTCTCGACGGTCGGGCGCGTCGTCGACGTGTTCGGGCCGGTCGCACACCCGTACGTCGCCGTCACGCCGACCGGCCCGGTCGAACTCGCCGACCTGCTCGGGGCGACGCTGTACGCGCGCTGA
- the srp19 gene encoding signal recognition particle subunit SRP19, with protein sequence MVENVLWPAYFDAALTRAAGRRVSLEQAVAEPTVDEIAKAVQQVGYDAKIERDRTYSREYEERGRVLVSGTEDTAKNDLVQAVAAYVAILRGE encoded by the coding sequence ATGGTCGAGAACGTCCTCTGGCCCGCGTACTTCGACGCGGCGCTCACCCGCGCGGCGGGGCGGCGCGTCTCCCTGGAGCAGGCGGTCGCGGAGCCGACGGTGGACGAGATCGCGAAGGCGGTCCAGCAGGTCGGCTACGACGCCAAGATCGAGCGCGACAGGACCTACTCGCGCGAGTACGAGGAGCGCGGCCGGGTGCTCGTCTCGGGCACCGAGGACACCGCGAAGAACGACCTCGTGCAGGCGGTCGCCGCCTACGTCGCCATCCTGCGGGGCGAGTGA
- a CDS encoding PGF-CTERM-anchored ABC transporter substrate-binding protein encodes MRRYTAILLATALVLAGAAPAVAAGAASPAASAGPATATDATAVVSSLGSVAARTDDGVESCSFPFTATDATGTEVTVEERPERVTTLNPSAAQTMWEIGGREQVVGLSQFATYLEGAESRTNVSAAGFGVNVETVVGTNPDLVLAPSASSADTVAALREAGLTVFYFSEAKTIEDVREKTTLTGQLTGNCEGAAEANAWMDANVEAAATATADLERPTALYPLGGGYVANTGTFISAMIEAAGGENVAGQRNFSTTYPQVNDEVIVQLSPEVLVLTGSTTYLTAQEPYASLAAVRNNETVRVNRNYLNQPAPRSVVYAVRNLTEGFHPEAAANAEFVARGEVSVETEPTPEPTAEPTEDGASQPTDEPDSTETTAAGLGAAVAALALLASALLARRGR; translated from the coding sequence GTGAGACGATACACAGCGATCCTGCTGGCGACCGCCCTGGTGCTGGCGGGTGCCGCGCCGGCCGTCGCCGCCGGCGCGGCGAGTCCGGCCGCGTCGGCCGGCCCCGCCACCGCGACCGACGCGACCGCGGTCGTGTCGAGCCTCGGGAGCGTCGCGGCACGGACCGACGACGGCGTGGAGTCCTGTTCGTTCCCGTTCACCGCGACGGACGCGACGGGGACGGAAGTCACCGTGGAGGAGCGTCCCGAGCGCGTCACGACTCTCAACCCGAGCGCCGCCCAGACGATGTGGGAGATCGGCGGCCGCGAGCAGGTCGTCGGGCTCTCGCAGTTCGCGACCTACCTCGAGGGGGCGGAGTCGCGGACGAACGTCTCGGCGGCCGGCTTCGGCGTGAACGTCGAGACGGTCGTCGGGACGAACCCCGACCTCGTGCTCGCGCCGAGCGCGAGCTCGGCCGACACGGTCGCGGCGCTGCGCGAGGCCGGCCTCACCGTCTTCTACTTCTCGGAGGCGAAGACCATCGAGGACGTCCGCGAGAAGACGACGCTCACCGGCCAGCTCACGGGTAACTGCGAGGGTGCGGCCGAGGCGAACGCGTGGATGGACGCGAACGTGGAGGCGGCCGCGACGGCGACGGCCGACCTGGAGCGCCCGACCGCGCTCTACCCGCTCGGCGGCGGCTACGTCGCCAACACGGGCACGTTCATCTCCGCGATGATCGAGGCCGCGGGCGGCGAGAACGTCGCCGGCCAGCGGAACTTCTCGACCACGTACCCGCAGGTGAACGACGAGGTCATCGTCCAGCTCTCCCCGGAGGTCCTCGTGCTCACCGGCTCGACCACGTACCTCACCGCACAGGAGCCGTACGCGAGCCTCGCGGCCGTGCGGAACAACGAGACGGTGCGGGTGAACAGGAACTACCTGAACCAGCCCGCGCCGCGTTCGGTGGTGTACGCCGTGCGGAACCTCACGGAGGGGTTCCACCCCGAGGCGGCCGCGAACGCCGAGTTCGTCGCCCGGGGCGAGGTGAGCGTCGAGACCGAGCCGACTCCCGAACCCACCGCCGAACCGACCGAGGACGGGGCGAGCCAGCCGACCGACGAGCCTGACTCGACCGAGACGACCGCGGCCGGCCTCGGCGCGGCGGTCGCCGCGCTGGCGCTGCTCGCGAGCGCGCTGCTGGCCCGCCGCGGGCGGTAG
- the btuC gene encoding vitamin B12 ABC transporter permease BtuC, translated as MRVWGRAAVASAGLLCLLVAVVTVSAGVGPVEVPARNVLAAIANAVVVPVGFRRVAGAANAGLAGTGMSLAYVRPFAFPVPDVHQTIVMTVRLPRIVLGALVGVALAAAGTVMQGFFRNPMADPSIVGVSSGAAVGAVFAIVTPLALPLGLGLRGAAFVGALLAGFGVYLVSTRNGRTPVATLLLAGIAVQTFLGAVVSFMLLRSGESMERVVYWLMGHLDNATWGDVSSVALVVPVLVVVLLAYARDLNVLLLGEGDASALGVNVERSKRALLAVSSVLTAAAVAVSGVIGFVGLVVPHVLRLVVGPDHRILLPTSALAGGTFLVAADTVARAGAAEVPVGIVTAAAGAPFFLYLLRKREVYEL; from the coding sequence GTGCGAGTCTGGGGCCGGGCAGCCGTCGCCTCGGCGGGCCTGCTGTGCCTGCTGGTCGCCGTCGTCACGGTGAGCGCCGGCGTCGGCCCGGTCGAGGTGCCCGCGCGGAACGTGCTCGCGGCGATCGCGAACGCGGTCGTCGTCCCCGTCGGGTTCCGGCGGGTCGCGGGCGCCGCGAACGCGGGCCTCGCCGGCACCGGAATGTCGCTCGCGTACGTCCGTCCGTTCGCCTTCCCGGTCCCGGACGTGCACCAGACGATCGTCATGACCGTCCGCCTCCCGCGCATCGTGCTCGGCGCGCTGGTCGGCGTCGCGCTCGCGGCCGCGGGGACGGTCATGCAGGGCTTCTTCCGCAACCCCATGGCCGACCCCTCCATCGTCGGCGTCTCCTCGGGCGCGGCCGTCGGCGCCGTCTTCGCCATCGTCACCCCGCTGGCGCTTCCACTCGGTCTGGGCCTCCGCGGTGCCGCCTTCGTCGGCGCGCTGCTCGCGGGCTTTGGCGTCTACCTCGTCTCGACGCGGAACGGCCGGACCCCGGTCGCGACGCTGCTGCTCGCGGGCATCGCCGTCCAGACGTTCCTCGGCGCGGTCGTCTCGTTCATGCTCCTCCGTTCGGGCGAGTCGATGGAACGGGTCGTCTACTGGCTCATGGGCCACCTCGACAACGCGACCTGGGGCGACGTGAGCAGCGTCGCGCTGGTCGTGCCGGTGCTCGTCGTCGTCCTGCTCGCCTACGCGCGGGACCTGAACGTCCTGCTGCTGGGCGAGGGCGACGCGAGCGCGCTCGGCGTCAACGTCGAGCGGAGCAAGCGCGCGCTGCTGGCCGTCTCGTCCGTGCTCACCGCCGCGGCCGTCGCCGTCTCGGGCGTCATCGGCTTCGTGGGGCTCGTCGTCCCGCACGTCCTCAGGCTCGTCGTCGGCCCGGACCACCGCATCCTCCTGCCGACGAGCGCGCTCGCGGGCGGGACGTTCCTCGTCGCCGCCGACACGGTCGCCCGGGCCGGGGCCGCGGAGGTCCCGGTCGGCATCGTCACCGCCGCCGCCGGCGCGCCGTTCTTCCTCTATCTCCTCCGCAAGCGCGAGGTGTACGAACTGTGA
- a CDS encoding heme ABC transporter ATP-binding protein, which produces MIRARDVSVELGGERVLSSVSLSAESGELVGLVGPNGAGKTTLLSTLNGTLSPESGGVEINGTDVATLSAREVARRVATVPQDTSLSFEFTVEEAVEMGRTPYVSRFGRTTPADRDAVRTAMERAQVAEFAERAVTTLSGGEKQRLLFARALAQETPALLLDEPTASLDINHQLRTFRLVEDAVADGKAALAAIHDLNLAARFCDRLVLLAGGEVRAEGSPEAVLGDDALAAAFGVETVLNRDPAVDAPLVTALSEGE; this is translated from the coding sequence GTGATCCGGGCGCGCGACGTCTCGGTCGAACTCGGCGGCGAACGGGTGCTGTCGAGCGTTTCCCTCTCGGCGGAGTCGGGCGAACTCGTCGGGCTGGTCGGCCCGAACGGCGCGGGGAAGACGACGCTGCTGTCGACCCTGAACGGGACGCTCTCGCCCGAATCGGGGGGCGTGGAGATCAACGGGACCGACGTGGCCACGCTCTCGGCCAGGGAGGTCGCCCGCCGGGTCGCCACCGTCCCGCAGGACACGTCGCTCTCGTTCGAGTTCACCGTCGAGGAGGCCGTCGAGATGGGCCGAACCCCCTACGTCTCTCGGTTCGGACGGACGACGCCCGCGGACCGCGACGCGGTCCGGACGGCCATGGAGCGCGCGCAGGTCGCCGAGTTCGCCGAGCGCGCCGTCACGACGCTCTCGGGCGGCGAGAAACAGCGGCTGCTGTTCGCCCGCGCGCTGGCCCAGGAGACGCCCGCGCTGCTGCTCGACGAGCCGACCGCGAGCCTCGACATCAACCACCAGTTGCGGACGTTCCGGCTCGTCGAGGACGCCGTCGCGGACGGGAAGGCGGCGCTCGCGGCCATCCACGACCTCAACCTCGCGGCACGCTTCTGTGACCGACTCGTCCTGCTCGCGGGCGGCGAGGTCCGGGCCGAGGGCTCGCCCGAGGCCGTGCTGGGCGACGACGCGCTCGCGGCCGCGTTCGGCGTGGAGACCGTGCTGAACCGGGATCCGGCCGTCGACGCGCCGCTCGTCACCGCGCTCTCCGAGGGCGAATAG
- a CDS encoding serine hydrolase domain-containing protein, protein MSDDQNAVHGRVEPIESHDGATDDDGSRSGRLTRRRVLATSGALLVAGVGGAGPAAAAGSSGGRVQPPSASASPGPIDPRPPGDVSLESVEAVVDERMADVVENGDVVGANAAVVRGGEPVLTAGYGDTSLTDGEAVDADTPFRVGSLSKPLVWTAAMGLIEAGEIDPEEDVRTYLDAVPVADGEPITMAHLATHTAGFEERNQGLWVSDPNEARPLATVLQEEQPARVRPPGELASYSNYGTALAGQVVADVAARPLDEYVEEQVFEPLGMETAAFEQPPPDGSAAGYTAALGTPSPAPGLALELWPAGSLCASATDMSRFMRSQLGDGSVDGGRALTADGLARMQERWFAHHPAVDGIGFGWFEDTRGDVRTLWHNGSIPGSFYSHLLLLPEADVGVFLAYNTDVGASAARDVLDGVLSEAVGSTEPSERRPSGRPERAGALEGTYRGLRIAETTHSKLFTTLQAAELSVSVDDEGYLVTQAGGGRTRWVEREPLVFDQADGTETLAFGGSDDEITDLYVGWQALRRRSRFESLGLHGALAAGSAVGMLAGVVGYPALAGWRSLRGSDGDEADDGSNEDGGERSDEDGMDGSDVDTADARAQKYSDGGESPTPTGERVNAGDESRLGALLAMLDSPGVARSTIGGSIVAILAFLVGGTAGIVVDPTLLSDPPGWYRALLLLPVIASLGTAVSLASATLAWRSGTWSRRSLLHYGVVAAGTALACWLLYYWNLFGTPG, encoded by the coding sequence ATGAGCGACGATCAGAACGCGGTCCACGGACGTGTCGAACCGATAGAATCGCACGACGGAGCCACGGACGATGACGGTTCCCGATCGGGCCGACTCACCCGGAGACGGGTGCTGGCGACGTCGGGCGCGCTGCTCGTCGCCGGGGTCGGCGGCGCGGGTCCCGCGGCCGCGGCCGGCAGCAGTGGCGGAAGGGTGCAGCCGCCGTCGGCGTCCGCGTCGCCGGGGCCGATCGACCCGCGGCCACCGGGCGACGTGTCGCTCGAGAGCGTCGAGGCCGTCGTCGACGAGCGGATGGCCGACGTCGTCGAGAACGGCGACGTGGTCGGCGCGAACGCGGCAGTCGTCCGCGGCGGCGAGCCGGTGCTCACCGCCGGATACGGGGACACGAGCCTCACCGACGGCGAGGCGGTCGACGCCGACACGCCGTTCCGGGTCGGCTCGCTCTCGAAGCCGCTCGTCTGGACCGCCGCGATGGGGCTGATCGAGGCCGGAGAGATCGACCCCGAGGAGGACGTGCGGACGTATCTGGACGCCGTCCCGGTCGCCGACGGCGAGCCGATCACGATGGCGCACCTGGCGACCCACACGGCGGGGTTCGAGGAGCGAAACCAGGGGCTGTGGGTGAGCGACCCCAACGAGGCGCGACCGCTCGCGACGGTGCTACAGGAAGAACAGCCCGCCCGCGTTCGACCGCCCGGCGAACTGGCGTCCTACTCGAACTACGGGACCGCGCTGGCCGGCCAGGTCGTCGCCGACGTCGCGGCCCGGCCGCTCGACGAGTACGTCGAGGAGCAGGTGTTCGAGCCCCTCGGGATGGAGACGGCGGCCTTCGAGCAGCCGCCGCCCGACGGGAGCGCCGCGGGCTACACCGCCGCGCTGGGCACGCCGAGCCCGGCACCCGGGCTCGCGCTCGAACTGTGGCCGGCGGGCTCGCTGTGTGCGAGCGCGACCGACATGAGCCGGTTCATGCGCTCCCAGCTCGGCGACGGCAGCGTCGACGGCGGCCGCGCGCTCACGGCCGACGGCCTCGCCCGGATGCAGGAACGATGGTTCGCCCACCACCCCGCAGTCGACGGGATCGGGTTCGGCTGGTTCGAGGACACCCGCGGCGACGTTCGGACGCTCTGGCACAACGGCTCCATCCCGGGCTCGTTCTACAGCCACCTGCTGTTGCTCCCGGAGGCCGACGTCGGCGTGTTCCTCGCCTACAACACGGACGTCGGCGCAAGCGCGGCGAGGGACGTGCTCGACGGCGTCCTGTCGGAAGCAGTCGGATCGACGGAGCCGTCCGAGCGACGGCCGTCGGGGCGTCCCGAGCGAGCAGGGGCCCTCGAGGGCACCTACCGGGGGCTCCGCATCGCGGAGACGACCCACTCGAAGCTGTTCACGACGCTCCAGGCCGCCGAACTCTCCGTGAGCGTGGACGACGAGGGCTATCTCGTGACCCAGGCCGGCGGCGGACGGACGCGGTGGGTCGAGCGGGAGCCGCTCGTGTTCGACCAGGCCGACGGGACCGAGACGCTCGCGTTCGGCGGGTCGGACGACGAGATCACGGACCTGTACGTCGGGTGGCAGGCGCTACGGCGTCGCTCGCGGTTCGAATCGCTCGGGCTCCACGGGGCGCTCGCTGCCGGGTCGGCGGTCGGGATGCTCGCCGGCGTAGTGGGGTATCCCGCGCTCGCCGGCTGGCGGTCGCTCCGCGGGAGCGACGGGGACGAGGCGGACGATGGAAGCAACGAGGACGGCGGCGAGAGGAGCGACGAGGACGGTATGGATGGGAGCGACGTGGACACGGCCGACGCCCGGGCGCAGAAATACTCCGACGGCGGCGAGTCCCCGACTCCGACCGGCGAACGGGTGAACGCCGGGGACGAGTCCCGGCTCGGGGCGCTGCTGGCGATGCTCGATTCCCCGGGCGTCGCCCGGTCAACGATCGGCGGCTCCATCGTGGCCATCCTGGCGTTCCTCGTCGGGGGGACCGCCGGAATCGTGGTCGATCCGACGCTCCTCTCGGACCCGCCCGGCTGGTACCGGGCGCTCCTGCTCCTGCCGGTTATCGCCTCGCTCGGAACTGCCGTCTCGCTCGCGTCCGCGACCCTCGCGTGGCGCTCGGGAACGTGGAGCCGGCGGTCGCTGCTCCACTACGGCGTCGTCGCGGCGGGGACCGCGCTCGCCTGCTGGTTGCTGTACTACTGGAACCTGTTCGGGACGCCCGGGTGA